One genomic region from Cardinium endosymbiont of Dermatophagoides farinae encodes:
- a CDS encoding HD domain-containing protein, with protein MKRNKMLDLDNWNLQQLAEVVSETSKDMNHTWPKIQEAYAWAESIEEQADSKTFKPALQPSIQVAIIAVTEMSLGLSTVIAAILAPPFLQGLVRKEAIQKRFGLKVASILVELNRFKRCKPRRSAILNCRNTPDAAAPRILAILLQICDIIRVNYSGVPLESLDSALICYSSRKLLFDLKSFYIPLAHRMRLYNIQAKLADFWLKYTDTLTYYSITAKIGMTKLQRQQKLNLISEEVHSAVQAHGIDFVLKKRIKSIYSIWHKTQRLKVDVDQIHDLAAIRIILTGMDGKTLQEEKIACWRVLSIVSDLYNPVCNIMRDWISIPRDSNYESLHLTFETYKHGRLEMQVRTERMDYIAEYGEAAHWKYKLLD; from the coding sequence ATGAAAAGAAATAAAATGCTTGATCTCGATAATTGGAATTTGCAGCAGCTTGCAGAGGTAGTATCTGAAACGTCAAAGGATATGAACCATACCTGGCCAAAGATACAGGAAGCCTATGCATGGGCCGAAAGCATTGAAGAGCAAGCAGATTCAAAAACATTCAAGCCTGCGCTGCAGCCATCTATACAGGTAGCCATTATTGCTGTTACGGAGATGTCTTTGGGACTTTCTACTGTTATTGCTGCGATCTTAGCACCTCCTTTTTTACAAGGCTTGGTCCGGAAAGAAGCCATTCAAAAGCGTTTTGGCTTAAAAGTAGCTTCTATATTGGTCGAGTTGAATAGATTCAAGCGTTGCAAACCACGTCGTAGCGCCATTCTTAACTGTCGGAATACCCCTGATGCAGCAGCTCCCCGTATTTTAGCAATTCTGTTGCAGATTTGTGATATCATTCGTGTAAACTATAGCGGCGTTCCATTAGAAAGTTTAGACTCAGCGTTGATTTGCTATTCTAGCCGTAAACTTTTATTTGATTTAAAGTCTTTTTATATTCCACTTGCCCATAGAATGCGCTTGTATAACATTCAGGCCAAGTTAGCAGACTTTTGGTTAAAATATACAGATACCCTGACTTATTATTCCATTACTGCCAAGATTGGCATGACCAAGCTTCAAAGGCAGCAAAAGTTAAATCTTATTTCTGAGGAGGTTCATTCAGCTGTTCAAGCACATGGAATTGATTTCGTATTAAAAAAACGGATTAAATCTATTTATTCCATTTGGCATAAGACGCAAAGGTTAAAAGTTGATGTCGACCAAATACATGATCTCGCTGCTATTAGGATCATTTTAACAGGTATGGATGGTAAAACACTACAAGAAGAAAAGATAGCCTGTTGGCGGGTGCTTAGCATTGTTAGTGATCTTTATAACCCGGTCTGTAATATTATGAGAGACTGGATTAGTATACCAAGAGATAGCAACTATGAATCGCTCCATCTTACCTTTGAAACCTATAAACATGGACGGTTGGAGATGCAGGTACGTACCGAGCGCATGGATTATATAGCAGAATATGGTGAGGCAGCCCATTGGAAGTATAAGCTTTTAGATTAA
- a CDS encoding DUF4255 domain-containing protein: MLHHCTSTILSEANQYIQSKSNAKGPAISLSILGNSQIESKSSKGIIMRLVDITSVELCSNPTQYVPQTDGFILRKRPEAFNLYFLFSTDYKASDLLKNLELLAYVAAFFQSKSHFDGSNTPILQEMGIESFSVELVKMTPSEKSMLWETLDTPYSPSLLYKVGLIFIGDATMGLKVVSAFSSRER; encoded by the coding sequence ATGTTACATCATTGCACCAGCACTATATTATCTGAGGCGAATCAATATATTCAGTCCAAATCAAATGCCAAGGGCCCAGCTATATCCCTGTCAATTTTAGGAAATTCTCAAATAGAAAGCAAGTCTTCAAAGGGAATTATTATGAGGTTAGTGGATATTACTTCAGTAGAGTTATGCAGTAATCCTACGCAGTATGTCCCACAGACGGATGGTTTTATCTTACGTAAAAGGCCAGAAGCATTTAATCTGTATTTTTTATTTTCTACTGATTATAAAGCATCTGATCTATTAAAAAATTTAGAATTACTGGCTTATGTGGCCGCATTTTTTCAAAGTAAATCACACTTTGATGGCTCCAATACGCCCATTTTACAAGAGATGGGGATTGAGAGTTTTTCTGTTGAACTCGTTAAAATGACGCCATCAGAAAAGTCGATGCTTTGGGAAACGTTAGATACGCCTTATAGTCCTTCTTTGTTGTATAAGGTAGGGCTTATATTTATAGGGGATGCTACAATGGGTTTAAAAGTAGTATCCGCATTTTCATCACGTGAAAGGTAA
- a CDS encoding phage tail sheath family protein, whose product MYIVEKDTGANAVVQVSTAVPAFIGFTERAEINGKSFHMKPVQISSLSEYELFFGGPPVPVYTIKEVTSGEKDLVMNGKSYVMEQSANSTFYLYNSLKLFFDNGGADCFIVSVGQYGDPDVQLEITPDVFKQGIDTLAGEEVPTMLLMPDSLLLDEEDASYYAVQTYGLAHCGKYLNKVALFDIWGGNKELSIEDKNKYVNRFREYIGLDNLSYGAAYYPWVKTNIIPLNSIDYRNFDLESLKSVLQEAHKTMLSNLISATTEKEKVYWDAGLKNTSKEYKLLRKTIADRLNILPAAPAMAGLYTRTDKARGVWIAPANQNLNSVIEPMVKITHEEQESLNVDGISGKSINAIRTFKGAGAAVVWGARTLAGNSPEWRYINVRRLFILIEQSIKNAAFSVVFRPNVPVTWAVVQGMISNFLTNLWRQGALVGASPAEAFTVLCGLGETMSQDDVNEGIMRISVKVAAPRPAEFIVITFEQKMGADG is encoded by the coding sequence GTGTACATCGTCGAGAAGGATACGGGTGCCAACGCCGTGGTTCAAGTATCAACTGCAGTTCCTGCGTTTATAGGTTTCACTGAAAGAGCTGAAATTAACGGAAAGTCTTTTCATATGAAACCAGTTCAGATCTCTTCGCTTTCTGAATATGAGCTATTTTTTGGAGGGCCACCTGTTCCTGTCTATACCATTAAAGAGGTAACCAGTGGGGAAAAAGATTTGGTTATGAATGGCAAGTCTTATGTAATGGAACAGAGTGCCAACTCTACATTTTACCTATACAATAGTTTAAAACTATTCTTTGATAATGGTGGAGCAGACTGTTTTATTGTTTCTGTTGGCCAGTATGGCGATCCGGACGTACAGTTAGAGATTACACCAGATGTATTCAAACAAGGCATAGATACATTAGCTGGAGAAGAGGTGCCAACCATGTTATTGATGCCAGACTCCCTTTTATTAGATGAAGAAGATGCCTCTTACTATGCGGTCCAGACCTATGGGCTTGCCCATTGCGGCAAGTATCTGAATAAAGTCGCATTATTTGATATATGGGGTGGCAACAAAGAGTTATCCATTGAAGATAAAAACAAATATGTAAACAGGTTCCGTGAATATATTGGGTTAGATAATTTGAGCTATGGTGCCGCCTATTATCCATGGGTTAAAACCAATATTATCCCATTGAATAGCATTGATTATAGGAACTTTGATTTAGAGTCACTCAAGTCTGTATTGCAAGAAGCGCACAAAACCATGCTCTCTAATCTGATCAGTGCGACTACAGAGAAAGAGAAAGTCTATTGGGATGCTGGGCTAAAGAATACCAGTAAGGAGTATAAATTATTGCGTAAAACCATTGCAGATCGCTTAAACATTCTTCCAGCTGCTCCCGCTATGGCAGGTCTTTATACCAGAACGGACAAAGCAAGAGGGGTATGGATTGCGCCGGCCAATCAAAACTTAAACTCTGTGATAGAGCCAATGGTGAAAATCACCCATGAAGAGCAAGAATCCCTTAACGTAGATGGCATTAGCGGTAAGTCGATCAATGCCATTCGCACCTTTAAAGGAGCCGGTGCTGCAGTCGTTTGGGGCGCTAGAACGCTAGCCGGAAACAGTCCAGAATGGCGCTATATTAATGTTAGAAGGTTGTTTATCCTTATTGAGCAATCCATTAAAAATGCAGCATTCTCTGTTGTCTTTAGGCCAAACGTTCCCGTTACCTGGGCCGTTGTACAGGGCATGATTTCCAACTTCTTAACCAATCTTTGGCGACAAGGCGCTTTAGTCGGTGCAAGCCCTGCAGAAGCATTTACCGTACTCTGCGGATTGGGTGAAACCATGTCTCAAGATGATGTCAATGAGGGGATTATGCGTATTTCCGTAAAAGTAGCGGCGCCTAGACCAGCTGAGTTTATTGTGATCACCTTTGAACAAAAAATGGGTGCAGATGGGTAA
- a CDS encoding phage tail protein, with protein MADFNVVHAHSFQVEILGVTDGSSPEYFYKVEGLSNTLKMGAYLPGGSHRPYYRSNACETTDLVLARPLIEGKTKITLWCEDAIDKGLFKLTQAHILVLSKKGKILAQWKIEDVYPKGIAITPFQLNGRIDLGIGETITIGYSRLVRTK; from the coding sequence ATGGCTGATTTTAATGTAGTGCACGCACATTCTTTTCAAGTAGAAATATTGGGCGTAACAGATGGCAGTTCTCCAGAATATTTCTATAAGGTTGAAGGATTAAGTAATACTTTGAAGATGGGAGCCTATCTACCTGGGGGATCTCATAGGCCTTATTATAGATCCAATGCATGTGAGACTACTGATTTAGTCTTGGCTAGACCCTTAATAGAGGGTAAAACTAAAATCACGCTTTGGTGCGAGGATGCCATTGATAAAGGCCTTTTTAAGCTTACACAGGCCCATATTTTAGTTCTTAGTAAGAAAGGTAAAATTTTAGCACAGTGGAAAATAGAGGATGTCTACCCAAAGGGTATAGCCATTACGCCATTCCAGCTAAATGGTCGAATAGACCTTGGAATAGGCGAAACCATTACGATTGGCTATTCTAGGCTGGTGCGAACCAAGTAA